The DNA region GCTGACGATCTCGGGCGCGAACGGCCACAGGCACAGCACGTAGAGCGCCGTGAGCAGCAGCACCAGATACTCCGACGTGAGGAGGCGGCGAAGGAAGCGCCACATGACGTGCACTGGCCTCGTTGGAAAGAACGCGTGGGAAGAAGAGGCGCGGCAGTGTGCGGCCCGCCGCGGACGCAAGACAAGAGCCGCCGGGAACGCGGCTCAGCGAGCCGCATTCCCTTTCATCCGGCCTGGGATCGGCTGATCAGCCGTTGGCCTTCTTCCAGACCGCATAGCCCCACATCTTGTCACGGTCCTGATCGAGCGTTTCCTGCGTGATGACGAAGCCGGGGTCGAGCAGGAGCTTCGGCACGTCCTCGCCCTTGTTCATCTTCTCGATCGCGCCGATGGCGAGGTCAGCCTCATAGAAAAGGTTCTGGACGCCGCCGACATCCATGTAGCCGTCCTTGAGCGCCGCGTACTGGCCCTCGTCGCCGTCGAAGCCCGCGAACAGCACATGCCCTTCCTCGCCGGTCTTCTTCCACTTGCCGGCGATCTTGAGCGCCTGCTGGATCTGCGGCAGCAGGAAGTCGGACGAGGTCACGAGGAAATTGATGTCGGGATTGGCCTGCAGCGCATTGGTCAGGTCCGCGAACGCCTTGTCGGGGTTCCACTCGGTGGAAATGCGGGCCACGACCTCGATGATGTCCTTGTTCTGGTCGACGACGTCGAAGAAGCCGTCACGGCGCTGGATGGCGTTCTGGTCGCCAAGATCGCCGATCAGGATCGCCGCCTTGTACTTGCCGCCGGCCTTGCGCGCCTTGTCGACCAGCGCCTGCACGGTCGATTTCATGATGGCGCGGTTATCGGCCTGCACGGCGGAGGACTTGGCGTCGCTCTCGGCCGGCGGGCGGTTGAAATGCACCATCGGGATGCCGGCCTTGTTGGCCTCGCGGATCGCGGGGATGACGGCCTTCGAGTCGGTCTGCACGATGATGATGCCGGAGACCTTCTTCTGGATCATCGACTGAACCTGCTCGAACTGCTTGTTGTCGTCGAGGTTCGAAATCGATTCCAGCGGCGTGTAGCCGGCAGCCTTCGCCTTCTCCTTCAGCACGTCGAAGCCGGTCACCCAGAAGGGCGACTGCAGGCTGTCGAACATGATGGCGATGGTCTTCTCGTCCTCGGCGCGAACGGCACCGGGCAGAATGACGGTGCCTGCGGCGAGGATAGCCCCCAGATTGAAGGCGCGACGCGTGACGTTCATGGTTCCCTCCCTTCGATGAACCGGAATGTCCGGTCCGCAATGCGGGCCTCCGGCTAGGCCGCGCCCGACAGGAGGGACTCATAACGCCTTCAAAGTTGTTAGACAACTCCATTGGTGCTAAATTTGTTAGACAGGATACACGCCGGGTGCGAGCCTGAGTCCGGTACAGCAGGGGTTCTCTGATGTCTCAATCCAAGTCCGCCCCACCGGTTCGAGGCATGCTGGCGGACGAAATCGCGCAATATCTCAGCACGAAAATCCGCAGCGGCTTCTTCGCCTATGGCACCAAGCTGCCGACCGAGCACAGCCTGTCCGACCAGTTCGGCGTCAGCCGCACCGTCGTCCGCGAGGCCATATCCCGCATAAAGTCAGATGGTCTGGTGACATCCAGGCAGGGAAGCGGCGTCTATGTTGCGCATTCGGCGACGCGGCGCTCGTTCAAGCTGGGGGAGCAACTGGTCGACGCCGCCGACGTCCTGGCCCTGTTCGAGCTGCGCCAGCCGCTGGAACTTGCCTCTGCACGGCTTGCAGCCGCGCGCCGAACGGAAGACGATCTGGATAGAATTCGTAAGGCCCACGCCGCCATGGAGGCCACTAGCGACTGGAGCGAAGAAGGCGTGATCGCCGATCTCGCCTTTCATCACGAGATCTCCATGGCGACTGGCAATGCTTATTATGCTGATTTCATGGCGTTTCTCGGCGGCGCGCTACAGAATACCATTCGAGCCGCGCGATCGGGCAGCGGCCGGCCGGAAATCAAGCAGATCACCATCGACGAGCATGCGCGCATTCTGAATGCCATCGAGCAGCGCGACCCCGAATCCGCGGCCATTGCTATGTCGATGCATCTTCAGGGCGCCAAGGAGCGGATGTCTGACAAGTCCTAGTCTTCAGCTTCAGCTTCTTTGGAACCACTGGCTTCGTCCAGATTTGTCTGATGAATTCGGATCCCTGGAAGAGGCCGGATACGATCCCTCTTGCCACGCTTCCAGCGAGCGGCCCCGGAGCTACCGGTGGGACGCTCCGTCAGAAAATCGGATCCCGAAACACAAAGCCGCCTTGCAATGCTGCGAATTTCGCCCGATGCTAGGTTGACTGGTCAACCTGATGACTGGATGTGTCGATGGCCCGTGCGCCCGTCCCTCTTGCCGATCCGACGATGGAGCGTCCGCTCTATCGTCAGTTGATCGACAGCCTCCGGCGCGATATCGCGGCGCGGCAGCCGGGCGACCGGATCGACAGTGAACCCCAGCTTTCCCGCCGCTTCGGCGTCAGCCGCTTCACAGTGACCCGCGCGGTCGAGGCGCTGGTCGACGAGGGGTTGCTCTATCGCCGCCAGGGCCTCGGGACTTTCGTCGCCGCCCCGGCGCTGACGCGGGCGCCGTCCTATCTGATGAGCTTCACGGAAGCGGTCGCCGCCGCCGGTCGCGCACCGGCGCATCGCGTCCTCGCCTTCGGCCCGGCGCAATGGCGTCCCGACCTGCCCTTTGCCGAAGGCGAGGCGCTGGTTGCGCTCGACCGGCTCCGCCTCGTCGACGGCATGGCGACAGCCATCCATCGCTCGGTGCTGTCCCGTGTCATTGCCGATCGCGTCGGGCTGACCGCCGACATCGTCGCGAACCCCGCTTTCTCGCTCTATCGCCGTTTCGAGGAGGCCGGTCTGTTCGTCGAGCGCGGCGTCGAGATGCTGCGCGCCCGCCCGGCGAGCGACGAGGAAGCGCGCCTGCTGCGCCTGCTCGACGACCGCGTCGTCATGGCGGTGCGCCGCCAGTCCTTCGCGGCCGACGGAACGATCCTCGATGTCGTCGACGCGGTCTATGACGCGCGCCGCTACGCCTATGAAGCCGAGATCCTGCGCAAGACGGGACCGGCCGAACAGACAACCAAACCACAGCCTTCCAGGGAAAAAGACCATGTCTTACAAGTGGATAGTGAACAGCGCTTCGGCCCTCGCCTTGGCCCTTGGAGCGACGAGCGCAGCGAAGGCGGCTGACGCGCCGGCGGCCCTCATCATCGCGCAGGGCGGCCTCGGCGATCAATCCTATAACGACCTCGCCTATGAGGGCTTCAAGAAGGCCGTCGCTGCCGCCAAGATCGAGGGCAAGCCGGTCGAATCGAAGGACGTCGTCGCGCAGGCAGCCGATATTCTGCGCCGCGCCTCCGACGCCGGCTTCGGCCTTCTGGTCGACCTCGAATATTCGCATGGCGAGGCGCTCGCCACCGTCGCCAAGGATTATCCGGACACGAAATTCGTCATCCTGAACCAGGTGCAGCCGGGCGCGAACGTCGCTTCGGTGCTGTTCCAGGAGCAGGAAGGCTCGTATCTGGCCGGCGCGCTCGCCGCGCTCGTCACAACCGATACCTCGATCCCCGGCATCAACGACAAGCCGATCATCGGCGTGATCGGCGGCACCAAGTCGGTCGGCATCGACAAGTTCATCGTCGGCTATATCCAGGGCGCGCATGACGTGAACCCGAATGTCGAGGTGAAGGTCGCCTATTCCAACAATTTCGGCGATCCGGCGATCGGCCTGCAGATGGCGAAGGCCATGTATGATGAGGGCGCGGACATCGTCTATCAGGTCGCCGGCGGCACCGGCATCGGCGTGATCCAGGCGGCAAAGGAGACCGGCCATTACGCGATCGGCGTCGATACCGACCAGGACGGCCTCGCGCCCGGCGCCGTCCTTACCTCCATGCTGAAGCGCACCGATATCGCCGTCGAGACCGTGGTTGGCGATTATGCCGGCGACAAGTTCCCCGGCGGCCAGACCGTGACGCTCGGCCTCAAGGAGAACGGCGTCGCGCTCTCGGACATGAAATACACCAAGGACAAGATCCCGGCGGCGACGCTCGCCAAGGTCGACGAGTTGAAGGCCAAGATCCTCTCCGGCGACATCAAGGTCTGGAACGCCGTCGACCAGGGCTATCCGAACTTCTTCAAGTAAGCCGGCATAGCATCGAGCGCCCATGTCGGCTTACGCATCCAGGACCCGGATCGGCGCGCGCGCGATCGTGCGCCGCTTCGGACCCGTCATCGCCAATGACGGCATCGATTTTGCCGCCGCGCCCGGCACGATCCACGCGATCGTCGGCGGCAACGGTGCAGGAAAATCGACCCTGATGCGGATCCTGCAGGGGGTCGACCGTCCGGATGAGGGAAGCGTCATCCTCGATGACCGTGAGGTCCGCCTCGCCTCCCCGGCCGATGCATTTGCGCGCGGCATCGGCATGGTGCACCAGGAATTCATGCTGGTGGACGAGCTGACACTGCTCGAAAATCTCATCCTCGCCCGCGAGCCGGTGCGCGCGCGCGGGATCATCGACCGCCGCAAGGCGCTGGCCGAGGCCGAACAGGTGGCCGCAATGGCCGGCGTTCGGTTGGATTGGCAGATGAGCGTTGCCGATGCGCCGGTGCATATCCGGCAGATCCTGGAGATCCTCCGCCTGCTCTATCGCGGCGCGGATGTGCTGATCCTCGACGAGCCGACCGCCGTCCTCGCCCCGGCGCAGGTGCGCGAGCTGATCGGATTGATGCGCCGGCTAAGAGCGGAGGGGCGCACCATCCTCTTCATCAGCCACAAGCTGGACGAAGTGATGAACGCCGCCGACGCGATCACGGTGATCCGCCGCGGCCGCGCCATCGCCACGGTTGCGCCCGGCGAGACCAGCAAGGCGAAGCTTTCCGAGATGATGGTCGGCGAGCCGGTCGAATTGCCGGTCGTCCACCGCGCGGTGCCGCATGACGGCGTGCCTGTCCTGGCGGTCAACAAGCTGGTCGCGCGCGACGGCCGCGGACTGCCGCGCCTCGGCCCGATCGATCTCAATCTCTATCCGGGCGAAATCGTCGGAATCGCGGGCGTTGCCGGCAACGGGCAGGACGAACTCGCCGCCGCAGCCGCCGGGCTCGGGCGGATCGATGCCGGCTCGATCCGGATGGATGGACAAGACATCACGCGGGCGCGGACGGGGTGCTTCCGCGATCTCGGCATCGCCTATCTGAGCGCCGACCGCGCCGGCGACGGGCTCTGCCTTTCCGCCTCGATCCGCGACAATTTCATTGCCGGCAGCGAACATGCGCCGGCCTATTCGAGCGCCGGCCTGCTGCGCCTTGGCGCGATCCGCGAGAGCGCGCGACGGGCGCTCGAAACGCTCTCCGTCCGCTATGGCGCGATGGGCGATCCGGTGAAGAGCCTTTCCGGCGGCAACCAGCAGCGCGTCGCCATCGCGCGGGAATTCGAGCGCAAGCCTCGTATCCTCATCGCCGCGCAGCCGACGCGCGGCGTCGACATTGCCGGCATCGCCTTCATCCATCGCCAGATCGTCGCCTTCCGCGATGCCGGCGGCGCGGTGCTGCTGATCTCGGAGGAACTGGACGAGATCCTGTCGCTCTCCGACCGCATCGTCGGCCTCTATGGCGGGCGCATCACCGGCGAGCTCGACCGCAGCGATGCGACCGTCGAGCGGGTTGGCCGGCTGATGCTGGGCGAGAAGGCGGCATGATCCGCGCCGGCCTCACCCAACTCGGCGCCGCCGCCCTGCCCTTCGTTCTGGCGCTGGCGATCGGCGCGATCGTGCTCGCCGCCACCGGCCATGACCCGCTTTCGGTCTACGCGCTGATGGCCTCGGAGGCCTTTGGCGGCACGCGCCGCATTGCCGCGACGCTGACCGCGACGACACCGCTGCTGCTGACCGGCCTCGCTACGGCGGTCGCCTTCCGCTCGGGCGTGTTCAATGTCGGCGTCGAGGGCTGCTTCTATCTCGGCGGCCTCGCCGCGGCGACGCTCGGCTTCTGGCTGGTGGGCTGGCCGGCGATCGCCATCATCCCCGTCGCGCTGCTTGCCGGCGCGCTGATCGGCGGCGCCTGGATGGTGGCGCCGGCGGCGCTGAAGGTCCGCCTCGGCGTCGACGAGGTCGTCACGACGCTGATGCTGAACTTCATCGCCATCAACCTGACCAGCTGGCTCGTCAACGGCCCGCTGCTCGCACGCGGCTCGGCCAATTCGGCGACACCGGCGATCGAGAAGGCGGCCGAACTGCCGCGCCTGCTGCCACCCTCGACGCTGCATCTCGGCTTCATCATCAGCCTCGCGCTGGTCATCCTCTACGGCTTCTGGGATCGCTTCACCGTCGCCGGCTTCCGCTCCCGCCTCATCGGTCTGAATGCCCGCTTCTGCCGCGCCGTCGGCATCGATGTGCCGTCGCTGGTGTTCCGCATGATGATCCTTTCCGGACTGATCGGCGGCCTCGCGGGCGCCATCCACGCGCTCGGCCTCGTCCATCGCTTCGTCGCCGGCTTTTCTCCCGGCTATGGCTTCACCGGCATCGCCGTGGCGCTGCTCGGCCGCAATTCGGCGCTGGGCATGATCCTCGCGGCGCTGGTCTTCGGGGCGCTTGCCTCCTCCGGCGCAACGATCCAGCTCTTCTCCGACGTGCCGATCGAGATCGTCGAGGTGCTGCAGGGCACGGTCATGATCTTCGCCGTCGCGAAGCTCGGCCTGCTGCTGCGCGATCGGAGAAGGCTCGCATGATCGATCCGCTGATCCATGCCGCGCTGCTGATGACGACGCCGATCCTGCTCGCGGCGATCGGCGGCCTCGTCAACCGCGTCGGCGGCATCGTCAATATCGGCCTCGAATCGATGATGCTGACCGGCGCGCTGGTCGCCGTCATCGTCTCCGCCGATACGGGCAGCGTGATGCTGGCGCTGCTGGCGGCGCTCGTTGCAGGCGGGATCGTCGGCCTTCTGATGTCGCTCGTCGTGACGCGGCTCGCGGCCAACGAGATCATCGTCGGCCTCGGCTTTTCCGTCACCGTGGCCGGGCTGGTGCGCTTCCTGTTGAAGAGCGTCTATGGCGTCTCCGGCACCTTCAATCCGCCCGGCGTCGTCATGCTGCCGCGGATCGATATCCCGTTCGTCGCCGATATCCCGATCCTCGGCACGATCCTGTCGGGCCAGGATCCGCTGACCTGGTTCGCCTGGGCCATGGTGCCGGTCACCACCTTCGTGCTGGCGCGCACGCGGCTCGGGCTGCGGCTGCGCGCTGCCGGATCCGCCGAGACGACGGCGCGGGCTTTGGGTCTCGATCCGCTGGCGATCCGCGATGCCTCGACGGTCTTCGCCGGAGCGATGTCCGGCCTTGCCGGCGCCCATCTCTCCATCGGCGTCGTCGGCCTGTTCAACGAGGGCATCACCGGCGGCCGTGGCTTCATCGCGCTCGCCGCCTTCTATTTCGGCCGCAACCGGCCGTGGCGGACGGCGCTCGGCGCGCTGCTGTTCGGCTTCTTCGAGGCGCTGCAGATCCGCCTGCAGGGGCGCGGCGTTCCGGCGGAGCTCGTGCAGATGCTGCCCTATCTCATCGTCATCCTCGTCCTGACCGGCCTCGGTCTCGCCAATCGCCGCCGGAGCGGCTCCTCCTCATGACAGCGCCGAAAACAGCCCTGATCCTGGTTGACGTGATCAATTCCTTCTTCCTCGAAGGCCAGCCGAATTTCTATCCGGCGGCACTCGACGTGCTCGGCCCGCTGCATGACCTGCTCGCCGCGGCGCGGGCGGGCGGCCATGTCGTCGTCCATGCCGTGGAGCAGCACTATCCCGAATTCGACGACTACGAGTTCAGGAAGCTGCCGCGCCATCACATGGAGGGCGCGATCGACGCCGCCTTCTTCGGCGAATTCCGTCCTGAGGGACCGCGCGAGATCGTCACGCGCAAGCGGCGCTTCAGCGCCTTCTTCGCCACCGACCTCGCCCTCTTCCTGCATGAGCAGCGGACAGAGCGGGTCATCCTCGCGGGCGTGAAGACCAATGTCTGCATCCGCGCCTCGGCGCAGGACGCCTTCGCCAATGGCTTCGACGTCGTCGTACCGCGCGAGGCGACCAATTCGAACCGGCCGCATCTCGCCGAGGCCTCGCTCGAAGATATCGACCGCTATATCGGCCGCGTCGTGCCGCTCCAGCAAGCGCTGGAGATGCTGGCATGAGCCGCGTCGCCATCACCGGCTTTTCCAGCTTCGACTATGCATTCCGGCTGCGCGGGCCGATGGTCGCCGACAAGACCACGACGATCGACTGGCGCTCCGGCGAGTGGCCGCGCGTCGGCGGTCCGCCGGCCTTCATCGCCAGCGCCATGGTGCGCGCCGGCTTCAGCGATGCCATTCCGGTCAGCTGGATCGGGCAGGACCGCGAGAGCCAGGCGTTCCTTTCGGCACTCTCCGAGGCAGGCGTTGAAATCGGAGGTATTGCACCTCTTCCCGGCCGCATGCCGACCAGCGTGCTCGCCTATGATCCGGACGGCGGCTGCCATTGCCTGTTCGATCCGGCCATCGAGGTGCCGCAACGCCTTGATGACCGCCAGAGCACGCTTGTGGCCGAGGCCGATTGGGTCTGCCTCACCGTCGGGCCGCCCGACGTTACCGAACAGATACTGGCGCTCATCCGGCCGGAAACGAAGCTGATCTGGTCGGTCAAAGTCGACGAGCGCGTCATGCCCGGTGATCTCGCTGCCCGCGTTGCCGCGCGAGCCGACATCGCCGCCTGGAGCCGGGGCGAAGCGGAATTTGCCGCCAAGGCCTTTGCGGCCAGCGCATCGAACCGTCCGAGCCGCCTGCTGATCGAGACACGCGGTGGCAGCGGGGTCGTCCTTCGTTCCAGCGAAGGCGAGGCGCGCTTCCCCGTCCGGGCGATCGACACCAGCGACACGACCGGCGCCGGCGACACCTTTCTCGGCGGCTTCCTCGCCGCCTTCATCGAAGAGCCGGGCGATGCCCACGCGGCCATCCGGCATGGGATCGCCGCGGTCGAGGCCCTGCTGAGGGCCCGGCTCCAGAACAACCGCCAAGGAAACGAGACGCCATGACGCAGACAGCCACGACCCGGACGGCCTGGTATATTGGCTGCCGCCAGGACGAGGTCGGCGAGGCCGCGATCCTCGTCGGCGACCGCGCCCGCATCGACCGGATCGCCGAGCACCTCGAAGACCCGCATTTCGTCGAGGAGAACCGCGGCCTGCGCACGGTGACGGGTACGCGCGCCGGCAAGCGCATCACCGTCTCGGCCTTCGGCATGGGCGCGCCGATCGCGACCATCGTTCTGCATGAGCTGTTCGACCTCGGCATCCGCACATTCCTGCGCATCGGCACGGCCATGGTTTTTCCGCCGGCCGTGCTCGGCGATTTCGTGCTCGCCGATGGCGGCGTGCGCTCGGAAGGAACGTCGCGCACCTATGCGCCGCTCGCTTATCCGGCCGTCGCCGATTTCGACCTCGGCCTCGCGCTGCGTGCCTCGCTGAAGCTGCATGACGTGCCGTGGCGCTCCGGCATCTTCGGCACCTATGACGGCTTCTATACCGAGATGTTCGCGCTCTCCGATGGCGAGAAGCAGATGATCGACGGCCTCCGGTCCGACATCCGCAAGATGGGCCTGATCGGCACGGACATGGAGACGGCGACGCTGCTCACCGCCGGCCGCATCCTCGGCGCCCGCACCGCCAGCCTCTGCCTCGGCACGGTCGACGGGCTCAGCCAGGAGAAGATCGACCCTGCCGCCATGGCGGCAAAGGAACGCCAGATGTTCGAGATCGCGCTCGACGCGGTCGCCGCCAGCCTCTCCTCGCAACAGGATCTCGTCCCGTGACCGCGATCACCAACCGCTATTTCGACAATCTCATTGAGCGCCTCACCACGGTGCGCGACACGCAGGCCGACGCGATCGACCGCGCCGCCAGCGCCTGCGCGGATTCGATCGGCAAGGACAAGCTCGCCTTCACCTTCGGCACCGGCCATGGCGCATTGCCGGCGATCGAGACCTTCCCCCGAACCGGCACGATCGTCGGCTTCCGGCCGATCGTCGAGAGCACGATGATCTCGTTCCACCGCGTCTGGGGCGACATGGGCTCGCGGCAATACCGCTTCATCCATGCCGTCGAAGGCTATGGCAAGGCGATCCTGCGCTCGCACCAGCTCGATCCCGAGGACACGATGGTGCTGTTCTCCCATTCCGGCGTGAATGCGGTGATCCTCGATATCGCACTGGAAGCGAAGGAGCGCGGCATGACGCTGGTCGCCGTGACCTCGCTGCCGCATTCCTCGGTGACGAAGTCGCGCCATTCCTCCGGCAAGCGACTGTTCGAAGTCGCCGATATCGTCGTCGATACGGGCGTGCCGCTCGCCGACGCCGCGATCCGCATCGACGGGCTCGATTTTCCGGTCGGCGCCAATTCGACCTCGATCACCATCGCCATCGCCCATGCGATCGTCTCGGCGACGGCGGAGAAGCTGGTGCAGCGCGGCATCCAGCCCTTCGTGATGGTGAACCCCAACACGGCCGGCAAGGAAGCCGCCAACGTCCAGAACGACAAGAACTATGACGAACTCTGGCGCCGCCTGAAGGCGCGCTGACGGGGAGAGCGACATGACCAGCGAGCGCGAGCTTTTCATCGATGGCGCCTGGCGCCCGTCGCTCTCCGGGCGGCGACTGGAGATCGCCGATCCGGCGAGCGGCGAGCGCGTCGGCTCCAGCGCACTGGCCGATGCCGCCGATATCGACGCGGCCGTCCAGGCCGCTCGCAAGGCGTTTCCCGGCTGGGCCGCGACCCATGCCGACGAACGCGCGCGCATCCTGAAGCGCGCCGCAGACCTGATCGAGGATCGCGTTCCGCAGATCGCGGAGCTCTTGACGCGCGAGCAGGGCAAGCCGGTTCCCGACGCCGAGAAGGAGATCCGCTTCGGCATCGAGGTGATCCGCTACTATGCCGAGGAAGGCCGCCGCATCGGCGGGTCGCTCCGCCCATCCTCCCGCGCCGATATCCGCAGCCTCGTCGTCACATCGCCGGTCGGCGTCGTCGGCGCGATCACGCCGTGGAACTATCCCGTCGATATCTATGCGTGGAAGCTCGGCCCGGCGCTCGCCGCCGGCTGCACGCTGGTCGTGAAGCCGCCGCATGAGACGCCGCTGGCGATCGGCAAGATCGTCGAATGCTTCGCCGAAGCCGGGCTGCCCTCCGGCGTGCTCAACGATCTGCCCGGCACCGGCCCGGAAGCCGGCGCGGCGCTGGCGGCCCATCCCGGCATCGACATGATGACCGCC from Kaistia algarum includes:
- a CDS encoding sugar ABC transporter substrate-binding protein — its product is MNVTRRAFNLGAILAAGTVILPGAVRAEDEKTIAIMFDSLQSPFWVTGFDVLKEKAKAAGYTPLESISNLDDNKQFEQVQSMIQKKVSGIIIVQTDSKAVIPAIREANKAGIPMVHFNRPPAESDAKSSAVQADNRAIMKSTVQALVDKARKAGGKYKAAILIGDLGDQNAIQRRDGFFDVVDQNKDIIEVVARISTEWNPDKAFADLTNALQANPDINFLVTSSDFLLPQIQQALKIAGKWKKTGEEGHVLFAGFDGDEGQYAALKDGYMDVGGVQNLFYEADLAIGAIEKMNKGEDVPKLLLDPGFVITQETLDQDRDKMWGYAVWKKANG
- a CDS encoding FadR/GntR family transcriptional regulator; translated protein: MLADEIAQYLSTKIRSGFFAYGTKLPTEHSLSDQFGVSRTVVREAISRIKSDGLVTSRQGSGVYVAHSATRRSFKLGEQLVDAADVLALFELRQPLELASARLAAARRTEDDLDRIRKAHAAMEATSDWSEEGVIADLAFHHEISMATGNAYYADFMAFLGGALQNTIRAARSGSGRPEIKQITIDEHARILNAIEQRDPESAAIAMSMHLQGAKERMSDKS
- a CDS encoding GntR family transcriptional regulator, whose amino-acid sequence is MARAPVPLADPTMERPLYRQLIDSLRRDIAARQPGDRIDSEPQLSRRFGVSRFTVTRAVEALVDEGLLYRRQGLGTFVAAPALTRAPSYLMSFTEAVAAAGRAPAHRVLAFGPAQWRPDLPFAEGEALVALDRLRLVDGMATAIHRSVLSRVIADRVGLTADIVANPAFSLYRRFEEAGLFVERGVEMLRARPASDEEARLLRLLDDRVVMAVRRQSFAADGTILDVVDAVYDARRYAYEAEILRKTGPAEQTTKPQPSREKDHVLQVDSEQRFGPRLGPWSDERSEGG
- a CDS encoding BMP family lipoprotein — encoded protein: MSYKWIVNSASALALALGATSAAKAADAPAALIIAQGGLGDQSYNDLAYEGFKKAVAAAKIEGKPVESKDVVAQAADILRRASDAGFGLLVDLEYSHGEALATVAKDYPDTKFVILNQVQPGANVASVLFQEQEGSYLAGALAALVTTDTSIPGINDKPIIGVIGGTKSVGIDKFIVGYIQGAHDVNPNVEVKVAYSNNFGDPAIGLQMAKAMYDEGADIVYQVAGGTGIGVIQAAKETGHYAIGVDTDQDGLAPGAVLTSMLKRTDIAVETVVGDYAGDKFPGGQTVTLGLKENGVALSDMKYTKDKIPAATLAKVDELKAKILSGDIKVWNAVDQGYPNFFK
- a CDS encoding ABC transporter ATP-binding protein, whose translation is MSAYASRTRIGARAIVRRFGPVIANDGIDFAAAPGTIHAIVGGNGAGKSTLMRILQGVDRPDEGSVILDDREVRLASPADAFARGIGMVHQEFMLVDELTLLENLILAREPVRARGIIDRRKALAEAEQVAAMAGVRLDWQMSVADAPVHIRQILEILRLLYRGADVLILDEPTAVLAPAQVRELIGLMRRLRAEGRTILFISHKLDEVMNAADAITVIRRGRAIATVAPGETSKAKLSEMMVGEPVELPVVHRAVPHDGVPVLAVNKLVARDGRGLPRLGPIDLNLYPGEIVGIAGVAGNGQDELAAAAAGLGRIDAGSIRMDGQDITRARTGCFRDLGIAYLSADRAGDGLCLSASIRDNFIAGSEHAPAYSSAGLLRLGAIRESARRALETLSVRYGAMGDPVKSLSGGNQQRVAIAREFERKPRILIAAQPTRGVDIAGIAFIHRQIVAFRDAGGAVLLISEELDEILSLSDRIVGLYGGRITGELDRSDATVERVGRLMLGEKAA
- a CDS encoding ABC transporter permease — encoded protein: MIRAGLTQLGAAALPFVLALAIGAIVLAATGHDPLSVYALMASEAFGGTRRIAATLTATTPLLLTGLATAVAFRSGVFNVGVEGCFYLGGLAAATLGFWLVGWPAIAIIPVALLAGALIGGAWMVAPAALKVRLGVDEVVTTLMLNFIAINLTSWLVNGPLLARGSANSATPAIEKAAELPRLLPPSTLHLGFIISLALVILYGFWDRFTVAGFRSRLIGLNARFCRAVGIDVPSLVFRMMILSGLIGGLAGAIHALGLVHRFVAGFSPGYGFTGIAVALLGRNSALGMILAALVFGALASSGATIQLFSDVPIEIVEVLQGTVMIFAVAKLGLLLRDRRRLA
- a CDS encoding ABC transporter permease, producing the protein MIDPLIHAALLMTTPILLAAIGGLVNRVGGIVNIGLESMMLTGALVAVIVSADTGSVMLALLAALVAGGIVGLLMSLVVTRLAANEIIVGLGFSVTVAGLVRFLLKSVYGVSGTFNPPGVVMLPRIDIPFVADIPILGTILSGQDPLTWFAWAMVPVTTFVLARTRLGLRLRAAGSAETTARALGLDPLAIRDASTVFAGAMSGLAGAHLSIGVVGLFNEGITGGRGFIALAAFYFGRNRPWRTALGALLFGFFEALQIRLQGRGVPAELVQMLPYLIVILVLTGLGLANRRRSGSSS
- a CDS encoding cysteine hydrolase family protein encodes the protein MTAPKTALILVDVINSFFLEGQPNFYPAALDVLGPLHDLLAAARAGGHVVVHAVEQHYPEFDDYEFRKLPRHHMEGAIDAAFFGEFRPEGPREIVTRKRRFSAFFATDLALFLHEQRTERVILAGVKTNVCIRASAQDAFANGFDVVVPREATNSNRPHLAEASLEDIDRYIGRVVPLQQALEMLA
- a CDS encoding carbohydrate kinase family protein, giving the protein MSRVAITGFSSFDYAFRLRGPMVADKTTTIDWRSGEWPRVGGPPAFIASAMVRAGFSDAIPVSWIGQDRESQAFLSALSEAGVEIGGIAPLPGRMPTSVLAYDPDGGCHCLFDPAIEVPQRLDDRQSTLVAEADWVCLTVGPPDVTEQILALIRPETKLIWSVKVDERVMPGDLAARVAARADIAAWSRGEAEFAAKAFAASASNRPSRLLIETRGGSGVVLRSSEGEARFPVRAIDTSDTTGAGDTFLGGFLAAFIEEPGDAHAAIRHGIAAVEALLRARLQNNRQGNETP
- a CDS encoding nucleoside phosphorylase encodes the protein MTQTATTRTAWYIGCRQDEVGEAAILVGDRARIDRIAEHLEDPHFVEENRGLRTVTGTRAGKRITVSAFGMGAPIATIVLHELFDLGIRTFLRIGTAMVFPPAVLGDFVLADGGVRSEGTSRTYAPLAYPAVADFDLGLALRASLKLHDVPWRSGIFGTYDGFYTEMFALSDGEKQMIDGLRSDIRKMGLIGTDMETATLLTAGRILGARTASLCLGTVDGLSQEKIDPAAMAAKERQMFEIALDAVAASLSSQQDLVP
- a CDS encoding sugar isomerase domain-containing protein, giving the protein MTAITNRYFDNLIERLTTVRDTQADAIDRAASACADSIGKDKLAFTFGTGHGALPAIETFPRTGTIVGFRPIVESTMISFHRVWGDMGSRQYRFIHAVEGYGKAILRSHQLDPEDTMVLFSHSGVNAVILDIALEAKERGMTLVAVTSLPHSSVTKSRHSSGKRLFEVADIVVDTGVPLADAAIRIDGLDFPVGANSTSITIAIAHAIVSATAEKLVQRGIQPFVMVNPNTAGKEAANVQNDKNYDELWRRLKAR